From Salipiger profundus, a single genomic window includes:
- the rpsE gene encoding 30S ribosomal protein S5, protein MAERDNRRNRRDRDETPEFADRLVAINRVSKTVKGGKRFGFAALVVVGDQKGRVGFGKGKAKEVPEAIRKATEQAKRKMIRVPLREGRTLHHDMNGRHGAGRVVLRTASQGTGIIAGGPMRAVFEMLGVHDVVAKSIGSQNPYNMIRATLDALTKEQSPRNVAQRRGKKVADILPKRDEAPAESTQVAEEA, encoded by the coding sequence ATGGCAGAACGTGACAACCGCCGGAACCGTCGCGACCGCGACGAGACCCCGGAATTTGCCGATCGCCTTGTCGCGATCAACCGTGTGTCGAAGACCGTGAAGGGCGGCAAGCGCTTCGGGTTCGCCGCGCTCGTCGTCGTCGGCGACCAGAAGGGCCGCGTCGGCTTCGGCAAGGGCAAGGCCAAGGAGGTCCCCGAGGCCATCCGCAAGGCCACCGAGCAGGCGAAGCGCAAAATGATCCGCGTGCCGCTGCGCGAAGGCCGCACGCTGCACCACGACATGAACGGACGCCACGGCGCCGGTCGCGTCGTCCTGCGCACCGCATCGCAAGGTACCGGTATCATTGCCGGTGGTCCGATGCGTGCCGTCTTCGAGATGCTCGGCGTGCACGACGTGGTCGCCAAGTCGATCGGGTCGCAGAACCCCTACAACATGATCCGTGCCACGCTCGACGCGCTGACCAAGGAACAGTCGCCCCGCAACGTCGCCCAGCGTCGTGGCAAGAAGGTGGCCGACATCCTGCCGAAGCGTGACGAAGCGCCGGCGGAATCGACCCAAGTCGCTGAGGAGGCCTGA
- the rpmD gene encoding 50S ribosomal protein L30, translating into MAKTIVVKQVGSPIRRPAVQRQTLVGLGLNKMHKTRELEDTPAVRGMVAKIPHLVEIIEERG; encoded by the coding sequence ATGGCTAAGACGATCGTCGTGAAGCAGGTCGGTTCGCCGATCCGCCGCCCCGCAGTCCAGCGTCAGACGCTGGTTGGCCTGGGCCTGAACAAGATGCACAAGACCCGCGAGCTCGAGGACACCCCCGCCGTGCGCGGCATGGTTGCCAAGATCCCGCACCTGGTCGAGATCATCGAAGAGCGCGGCTGA
- a CDS encoding serine hydrolase domain-containing protein has translation MSDTGHIHSCLIRSDGRAETLGDPALLFPYWSFTKTVIAVCALRLEEQGRLSLDDTVADRSITLGQCLTHTAGLPDYGALPAYHRAVAGGEAPWPRDRLLSEALAQGALFSPGQGWRYSNIGYLFAREHLEAVSGCGLDTLVRQEITAPLGLHSVVLATTPESFAAVCWPEAAGYHPGWVYHGCLVGTAGDAARLLHALFAGALVQRKTLARMMTPHPVGGVLPGRPWTTCGYGIGLMAGEAGASGRVIGHSGAGPFSVNAVYHFPDVVEPVTVACFTDGRDEGVAEFEAVRLAGGCA, from the coding sequence ATGTCGGACACCGGCCACATTCACTCCTGCCTGATCCGCTCGGATGGCCGCGCAGAGACGCTCGGCGACCCGGCGCTGCTGTTCCCCTACTGGAGCTTCACGAAAACGGTGATCGCCGTCTGCGCCCTGCGGCTTGAAGAGCAGGGCCGGCTGTCGCTCGACGATACGGTTGCGGATCGGAGCATCACGCTCGGGCAGTGCCTCACCCATACCGCCGGTCTGCCGGACTACGGCGCGCTGCCGGCCTACCACCGCGCGGTCGCTGGCGGTGAGGCACCCTGGCCCCGGGACCGGCTGCTCAGCGAGGCGCTGGCGCAGGGGGCGCTGTTCTCGCCGGGGCAGGGGTGGCGCTACTCGAACATCGGCTATCTCTTCGCCCGCGAGCATCTCGAGGCTGTCTCCGGATGCGGCCTCGACACGCTGGTGCGGCAAGAGATCACCGCACCGCTGGGGCTCCACAGCGTTGTCCTGGCGACGACGCCCGAGAGCTTCGCCGCAGTCTGCTGGCCCGAGGCCGCGGGATACCACCCCGGCTGGGTGTATCACGGCTGTCTTGTCGGGACGGCGGGTGATGCCGCGCGGCTTCTGCACGCCCTTTTCGCAGGCGCGCTGGTCCAGCGCAAGACGCTTGCACGGATGATGACGCCGCACCCGGTGGGCGGGGTATTGCCGGGAAGGCCATGGACAACATGTGGCTACGGGATCGGGCTCATGGCTGGCGAGGCCGGTGCCTCCGGGCGCGTGATCGGTCATTCCGGCGCCGGGCCCTTCAGCGTGAATGCGGTCTACCACTTCCCCGATGTCGTGGAACCGGTCACGGTCGCCTGCTTCACCGATGGCCGGGACGAGGGTGTCGCGGAGTTCGAGGCGGTGCGCCTTGCCGGAGGGTGCGCCTGA
- a CDS encoding amino acid ABC transporter ATP-binding protein → MQQQATETVDRSAMQVSDEVAIQITKMNKWFGSFHVLRDIDLTVHRGERIVIAGPSGSGKSTMIRCINRLEEHQAGKIVVDGTELGNDLKNIDKIRSEVGMVFQHFNLFPHLTILENCTLAPIWVRKVPKKEAEATAMHFLEKVKIPEQAHKYPGQLSGGQQQRVAIARSLCMKPRIMLFDEPTSALDPEMIKEVLDTMVSLAEEGMTMLCVTHEMGFAQAVANRVIFMDAGQIVEQNEPREFFNNPQHERTKLFLSQILGH, encoded by the coding sequence ATGCAACAACAAGCGACCGAGACCGTCGACCGCAGCGCCATGCAGGTGTCCGACGAGGTGGCCATCCAGATCACCAAGATGAACAAGTGGTTTGGCAGCTTCCACGTGCTGCGCGACATCGACCTGACCGTGCATCGCGGCGAGCGGATCGTCATCGCCGGGCCCTCGGGCTCCGGCAAATCGACGATGATCCGCTGCATCAACCGCCTCGAGGAACACCAGGCCGGCAAGATCGTGGTGGACGGCACCGAGCTCGGCAACGACCTCAAGAACATCGACAAGATCCGGTCCGAGGTCGGGATGGTGTTCCAGCACTTCAACCTCTTCCCGCACCTCACGATCCTCGAGAACTGCACCCTCGCCCCGATCTGGGTGCGCAAGGTGCCGAAGAAGGAAGCCGAGGCCACGGCCATGCACTTCCTCGAGAAGGTGAAGATCCCCGAGCAGGCCCACAAGTACCCCGGCCAGCTCTCCGGCGGTCAGCAGCAGCGCGTCGCCATCGCCCGATCGCTCTGCATGAAGCCCCGCATCATGCTCTTCGACGAGCCCACCTCGGCGCTCGACCCGGAGATGATCAAGGAGGTGCTCGACACCATGGTGTCGCTCGCCGAGGAAGGCATGACCATGCTCTGCGTCACCCACGAGATGGGCTTTGCGCAGGCAGTTGCGAACCGGGTGATCTTCATGGACGCCGGCCAGATCGTCGAGCAGAACGAGCCACGGGAGTTCTTCAACAACCCGCAGCACGAGCGCACGAAGCTGTTCTTGAGCCAGATCCTCGGGCACTGA
- a CDS encoding amino acid ABC transporter permease — MSDTHAETVAYVRDSMVEQREPPLSQSGAYKWIHQNMLSTPLNVILTVVSLWVIWAVLSHLLPWAVFGIWDADSLAQCREIRDEIYGADASVACWAVISERWNQLLFGFYPPELYWRPILAFVLFLAAITPVLFSSLPRKLLWLSLAAPFVLYWLIWGGTIWGPLVVAFGFVLGWAVVRFVGPAIGALGGVILAIVVPILYWLFLAGPLINALGAALPIGLVNVESNEIGGFMLATIIGVSGIILSLPLGVVLALGRQSDLFIINKCSVIFIEIIRGVPLIVWLFTASLLLNYFLPPGTNFDLMLRVIIMVTLFSSAYIAEVVRGGLAALAKGQYEAADALGLDYWKSMRLIILPQALKISIPGIVNTFIGLFKDTTLVVFIGLLDPIGLSNSIRASTDWNGIYWELFVFIGLCFFVFCFSMGRYSLFLEKKLRREHR; from the coding sequence ATGAGCGATACACACGCCGAAACCGTCGCCTACGTGCGCGACTCCATGGTCGAACAGCGCGAGCCCCCGCTCTCGCAGTCCGGCGCCTACAAGTGGATCCACCAGAACATGCTGTCGACACCGCTCAACGTCATCCTGACGGTGGTGTCGCTGTGGGTGATCTGGGCGGTGCTGAGCCACCTGCTGCCCTGGGCCGTCTTCGGCATCTGGGACGCGGACAGCCTTGCACAGTGCCGCGAGATCCGTGACGAGATCTACGGTGCCGACGCCTCGGTCGCCTGTTGGGCGGTGATCTCCGAGCGCTGGAACCAGCTGCTGTTCGGCTTCTACCCGCCCGAGCTCTACTGGCGGCCGATCCTTGCCTTCGTGCTGTTCCTCGCCGCCATCACGCCAGTGCTGTTCTCGTCGCTGCCGCGCAAGCTGCTGTGGCTGTCGCTCGCGGCGCCCTTCGTGCTCTACTGGCTGATCTGGGGCGGCACCATCTGGGGCCCGCTGGTCGTGGCCTTCGGCTTCGTGCTGGGCTGGGCTGTCGTCCGCTTCGTGGGTCCGGCCATCGGCGCGCTTGGTGGCGTGATCCTCGCCATCGTGGTGCCCATCCTCTACTGGCTGTTCCTCGCCGGTCCGCTGATCAACGCGCTCGGCGCGGCGCTCCCCATCGGGCTGGTCAACGTCGAGAGCAACGAGATCGGGGGCTTCATGCTCGCCACGATCATCGGCGTCTCGGGCATCATCCTGTCGCTGCCGCTGGGCGTCGTGCTGGCGCTGGGACGGCAGTCGGACCTCTTCATCATCAACAAGTGCTCGGTCATCTTCATCGAGATCATCCGGGGCGTGCCGCTGATCGTCTGGCTTTTCACCGCCTCGCTGCTGCTGAACTACTTTCTGCCGCCGGGCACCAACTTCGACCTGATGCTGCGGGTCATCATCATGGTGACGCTGTTTTCGTCGGCCTACATCGCCGAGGTTGTGCGGGGCGGTCTCGCCGCGCTTGCCAAGGGGCAATACGAGGCAGCCGACGCGCTGGGGCTCGACTACTGGAAGTCGATGCGGCTGATCATCCTGCCGCAGGCGCTCAAGATCTCGATCCCCGGGATCGTCAACACCTTCATCGGGCTCTTCAAGGACACCACGCTGGTGGTCTTCATCGGCCTGCTCGATCCCATCGGGCTGTCGAACTCGATCCGCGCCAGCACCGACTGGAACGGCATCTACTGGGAGCTCTTCGTCTTCATCGGCCTCTGCTTCTTCGTGTTCTGTTTCAGCATGGGCCGCTATTCGCTCTTCCTCGAGAAAAAGCTCCGTCGTGAGCACCGCTAA
- a CDS encoding amino acid ABC transporter permease yields MSTMTDPPERGFRLSQLIYDTRYRSMTIQVVAMILLMLLFSWLVTNTVENLQTLGKDFDFGFLTQPSGYDINQRLIEYDSQSTHGRAALVGILNTLLVAFLGCALATVLGVIAGVLRLSNNWLVSRLMAVYVEGFRNVPLLLWIVLIFALMTEATNAPRAFRSDDGPSMLMSESVAITNRGVYIPNLTFTRSLGGNEVVAPEPEEPESTGGTTGMTGTYGGSRIATGGAGVSTGQDDTAEEETSDTAAAGDGEIIPSSSAWDWLLILAVLVAGFIGARIIGRKATEKQEATGKRPTTLPYQIGLILIPLIAVLIGLGAQLDKPVLGGFNFDGGLHLRNSLIALWLALALYTGAFIAEIVRGGILAINKGQTEAAYALGLRPGTTMNLVILPQALRVIIPPLISQYLNLTKNSSLAIAVGYMDARSTLGGITINQTGRELEGMLLLGLFYLVLSLLISSAMNIYNASVKLKER; encoded by the coding sequence ATGTCGACCATGACGGACCCGCCAGAGCGGGGTTTCCGGCTGTCGCAGCTCATCTACGACACCCGCTATCGTTCCATGACCATCCAGGTGGTGGCCATGATCCTGCTGATGCTGCTGTTCTCGTGGCTCGTGACCAACACGGTCGAGAACCTCCAGACGCTCGGCAAGGACTTCGATTTCGGCTTTCTCACGCAGCCGTCGGGATACGACATCAACCAGCGCCTGATCGAGTACGACAGCCAGAGCACGCACGGGCGGGCCGCCCTTGTCGGCATCCTGAACACTTTGCTCGTGGCTTTCCTGGGCTGCGCTCTTGCCACTGTGCTCGGGGTCATCGCAGGCGTTCTCAGGCTGTCCAACAACTGGCTCGTGTCGCGGCTGATGGCGGTCTACGTCGAAGGCTTCCGCAACGTGCCGCTGCTGCTCTGGATCGTGCTGATCTTCGCGCTGATGACCGAGGCGACGAACGCCCCCCGCGCCTTCCGCAGTGACGACGGGCCTTCGATGCTGATGTCCGAAAGCGTCGCGATCACCAACCGGGGCGTCTACATTCCGAACCTGACCTTCACCCGCTCGCTGGGCGGCAACGAGGTTGTCGCCCCTGAACCGGAAGAGCCCGAAAGCACGGGTGGCACCACCGGCATGACCGGCACCTACGGCGGCAGCCGCATCGCCACCGGCGGCGCCGGCGTGTCGACAGGTCAGGACGACACCGCGGAGGAGGAAACGTCCGACACGGCCGCCGCCGGTGACGGGGAGATCATCCCGTCGAGCTCGGCCTGGGACTGGCTCCTGATCCTCGCCGTGCTCGTGGCGGGCTTCATCGGCGCCCGCATCATCGGCCGGAAGGCCACCGAGAAGCAGGAGGCCACCGGCAAGCGCCCGACCACCCTGCCCTACCAGATCGGCCTGATCCTGATCCCCCTGATCGCCGTGCTGATCGGGCTCGGCGCACAGCTCGACAAGCCGGTGCTGGGCGGCTTCAACTTCGACGGCGGCCTGCACCTGCGCAACTCGCTGATCGCCCTGTGGCTGGCGCTGGCGCTCTATACCGGCGCCTTCATCGCCGAGATCGTGCGCGGCGGCATCCTCGCCATCAACAAGGGCCAGACCGAGGCCGCCTATGCGCTCGGTCTCCGCCCCGGCACGACGATGAACCTCGTGATCCTGCCGCAGGCGCTGCGGGTCATCATCCCGCCGCTCATCTCGCAGTATCTCAACCTCACCAAGAACAGCTCGCTCGCCATCGCCGTGGGCTACATGGACGCGCGCTCCACGCTTGGCGGCATCACCATCAACCAGACCGGCCGCGAGCTCGAGGGGATGCTGCTGCTGGGCCTGTTCTACCTCGTGCTGAGCCTGCTCATTTCGAGCGCGATGAACATCTACAACGCGTCGGTCAAACTGAAGGAGCGCTGA
- a CDS encoding amino acid ABC transporter substrate-binding protein: MKKTVILGALTVAGLAAGAASAATLDDVKARGTLNCGVSTGLTGFSAPDANGVWQGFDVAVCRAVAAAVLGDPMAVDFVPTTGQTRFTALASGEIDMLARNTTWTFSRDNDLKFEFVGVNYYDGQGFMVPKELGVSSAKELDGATVCIQTGTTTELNLADFFRVNNINYEPVPIETNAEAQQQYLAGACDVYTTDASGLAATRASFESPSDHVILPEIISKEPLGPLVRHGDNEWGDIVRWTLNALVAAEEYGVTSANIEELSSSATDNPEINRLLGTEGELGAMIGLDADWAKKAIMANGNYGEIFEKTIGENTPIGLSRGLNAQWTEGGLMYSPPFR, encoded by the coding sequence ATGAAGAAAACCGTAATCCTTGGCGCGCTCACGGTTGCCGGCCTGGCAGCAGGGGCTGCCTCGGCTGCGACGCTCGACGACGTCAAGGCGCGCGGCACGCTGAACTGTGGCGTGTCCACCGGCCTGACCGGCTTCTCGGCCCCCGACGCAAACGGCGTCTGGCAGGGCTTCGACGTTGCCGTCTGCCGCGCGGTCGCCGCTGCCGTTCTGGGTGACCCCATGGCGGTCGACTTCGTGCCCACCACCGGCCAGACCCGCTTTACCGCGCTGGCTTCGGGCGAGATCGACATGCTGGCGCGCAACACCACCTGGACCTTCTCGCGCGACAACGACCTCAAGTTTGAGTTCGTCGGCGTGAACTACTACGACGGTCAGGGCTTCATGGTTCCCAAGGAGCTGGGCGTCAGCTCGGCCAAGGAACTCGACGGCGCCACGGTCTGCATCCAGACCGGCACCACCACCGAGCTCAACCTCGCGGACTTCTTCCGCGTGAACAACATCAACTACGAGCCGGTCCCGATCGAGACGAACGCCGAAGCGCAGCAGCAGTATCTTGCCGGCGCCTGCGACGTCTACACCACGGACGCCTCGGGCCTCGCCGCGACCCGCGCCTCGTTCGAGAGCCCGTCCGATCACGTCATCCTCCCCGAGATCATCTCGAAGGAGCCGCTCGGCCCGCTGGTCCGCCACGGCGACAACGAGTGGGGCGACATCGTCCGCTGGACGCTGAACGCGCTGGTCGCCGCCGAGGAATACGGCGTGACCTCGGCCAACATCGAGGAACTGTCCTCGTCGGCAACCGACAACCCCGAGATCAACCGCCTGCTCGGCACCGAAGGTGAGCTGGGCGCGATGATCGGCCTCGACGCCGACTGGGCGAAGAAGGCGATCATGGCCAACGGCAACTACGGCGAGATCTTCGAGAAGACCATCGGCGAGAACACCCCCATCGGCCTGTCGCGCGGCCTGAACGCGCAGTGGACCGAAGGCGGCCTGATGTACAGCCCGCCCTTCCGCTGA
- a CDS encoding ATP12 family chaperone protein: MSEWAPRRFYEQATATEVKGGHGIALDGRRVMTPGKSPLVVPTRPLAEAIAAEWQAQDEKIDPNTMPFTRTANSAIEKVAPQRAEVAQMLAEYGDSDLLCYRADGPEALVERQAEQWDPMLDWAEATHGARLAPRAGIMHAPQDGAALDRLAARVHEMDAFELAAFHDLVSLTGSLVLGLAATDPAQDPQHLWALSRLDESWQEEQWGVDEEAAEMAARKQAAFHHAHRFYTLCKA, from the coding sequence ATGAGCGAATGGGCCCCACGCAGGTTCTACGAGCAGGCCACCGCCACCGAGGTCAAGGGCGGCCACGGCATCGCGCTGGACGGGCGCCGGGTGATGACGCCGGGCAAGTCCCCGCTCGTCGTCCCCACCCGCCCGCTGGCCGAGGCCATCGCCGCCGAATGGCAGGCGCAGGACGAGAAGATCGACCCCAACACGATGCCCTTCACCCGCACCGCCAACAGCGCCATCGAGAAGGTCGCGCCACAACGGGCCGAGGTGGCGCAGATGCTCGCGGAATACGGTGACAGCGACCTGCTGTGCTACCGCGCCGACGGGCCCGAGGCGCTGGTCGAGCGGCAGGCCGAACAGTGGGACCCGATGCTCGACTGGGCCGAGGCCACGCATGGCGCCCGCCTCGCGCCGCGCGCCGGGATCATGCACGCACCACAGGACGGCGCGGCGCTCGACCGGCTCGCCGCGCGGGTGCACGAAATGGACGCGTTCGAGCTTGCCGCGTTTCACGATCTCGTGTCGCTCACGGGCTCTCTGGTGCTCGGGCTGGCGGCAACCGACCCGGCCCAAGATCCCCAGCACTTGTGGGCGCTTTCGCGGCTCGACGAGAGTTGGCAGGAAGAACAGTGGGGCGTCGACGAAGAGGCCGCCGAGATGGCCGCGCGCAAGCAGGCAGCCTTTCATCATGCGCATCGGTTCTATACGCTCTGCAAGGCGTGA
- a CDS encoding HAD-IA family hydrolase has protein sequence MTDLSLVVFDVDGTLVDSQADILASMAAAFAHAGRPAPAREDILSIVGLSLDRAIAQLSPGLDAAMRGGMVEAYKAHYLALRSEKGTPESSPLYPHVREVLEALHAVPETLLGIATGKSRRGLDKLVDGHDMRSLFVTMQCADDHPSKPHPAMLHAALSETGVPAQRAVMIGDTSFDMEMARAAGMLAIGVSWGYHDAQRLKDAHLVIDDIRQLPGLLHQIREQTA, from the coding sequence ATGACCGACCTCAGCCTCGTGGTCTTCGATGTCGACGGCACGCTCGTCGACAGCCAGGCCGACATCCTTGCCTCCATGGCTGCGGCCTTCGCACATGCCGGACGGCCGGCACCGGCCCGCGAGGACATCCTGTCGATCGTCGGCCTGTCGCTCGATCGCGCCATCGCGCAGCTCTCGCCGGGCCTCGACGCGGCCATGCGCGGCGGCATGGTCGAAGCCTACAAGGCTCACTACCTGGCTTTGCGTTCCGAGAAGGGCACACCGGAGAGCTCGCCGCTCTACCCGCATGTCCGCGAGGTGCTCGAGGCACTGCACGCGGTGCCCGAGACGCTGCTCGGTATCGCCACCGGCAAGTCGCGCCGAGGCCTCGACAAGCTGGTCGACGGGCACGACATGCGGTCGCTCTTCGTGACGATGCAATGTGCCGACGACCACCCGTCGAAGCCCCATCCGGCGATGCTGCACGCGGCGCTGTCCGAGACCGGTGTGCCGGCGCAACGGGCCGTGATGATCGGCGACACGAGTTTTGACATGGAGATGGCCCGGGCCGCCGGGATGCTCGCGATCGGGGTGAGCTGGGGCTATCACGACGCGCAACGACTGAAGGACGCGCACCTGGTGATCGACGACATCCGCCAGCTGCCCGGCCTTCTGCACCAGATCCGGGAGCAGACCGCATGA
- a CDS encoding RluA family pseudouridine synthase, giving the protein MSRVQTITVGPDDGDQRLDRWLKRQFPHLQQGRIEKMCRKGELRVDGGRVKAATRLEPGQEVRVPPLPEPEEAPKAPPKPKVSDADAKMIRDAVIWKDDHIIALNKPPGLPVQGGSKLTRHVDGLAEALTFGLDEKPRLVHRLDKDTSGVLLLARTRAVAQGLTTAIRHKQTRKIYWAVVAGVPTPYLGEIRYGLVKAAGHGKSGEGEKMVCVHPREVDLTPGAKRAHSLYATLYRVAGRASWVALEPITGRTHQLRAHMAEIGHPIIGDGKYGGSGQENLGDGWGAQLGGVISKKLHLHARSMTFLHPVTRKPVTVTAPLPEHMKHTWDTLGWTEDLAADDPFEALQ; this is encoded by the coding sequence ATGAGCCGCGTTCAGACCATCACCGTCGGCCCGGATGACGGCGACCAGCGGCTCGACCGCTGGCTCAAGCGCCAGTTCCCGCATCTCCAGCAGGGGCGCATCGAGAAGATGTGCCGCAAGGGCGAGCTGCGCGTCGACGGCGGGCGCGTGAAGGCGGCGACCCGGCTCGAGCCCGGCCAGGAAGTGCGCGTTCCGCCCCTGCCCGAGCCCGAGGAAGCCCCCAAGGCCCCGCCGAAGCCCAAGGTGAGCGACGCCGACGCGAAGATGATCCGCGACGCGGTGATCTGGAAGGACGACCACATCATCGCGCTGAACAAGCCGCCGGGCCTGCCGGTGCAGGGCGGCAGCAAGCTGACCCGACACGTCGACGGGCTGGCCGAGGCGCTGACCTTCGGGCTCGACGAGAAGCCGCGGCTCGTGCACCGGCTCGACAAGGACACCTCGGGCGTGCTGCTGCTGGCGCGCACGCGTGCCGTGGCACAGGGGCTCACCACCGCGATCCGTCACAAGCAGACCCGCAAGATCTACTGGGCCGTCGTCGCCGGCGTACCGACGCCCTACCTGGGCGAGATCCGCTACGGGCTGGTCAAGGCGGCGGGGCACGGCAAGTCGGGCGAAGGCGAGAAGATGGTCTGCGTTCACCCCCGCGAGGTCGACTTGACGCCTGGCGCGAAGCGGGCGCACAGCCTTTATGCCACGCTCTACCGCGTCGCGGGCCGCGCCTCCTGGGTGGCGCTCGAGCCGATCACCGGCCGCACCCACCAGCTGCGCGCACACATGGCCGAGATCGGCCATCCGATCATCGGCGACGGCAAGTATGGCGGCTCGGGGCAGGAGAATCTCGGCGACGGCTGGGGCGCCCAGCTTGGCGGCGTGATCTCGAAGAAGCTGCACCTGCACGCGCGCTCGATGACCTTCCTGCACCCGGTGACGCGAAAGCCGGTCACGGTGACCGCTCCCCTGCCCGAGCACATGAAGCACACGTGGGATACGCTCGGCTGGACCGAGGATCTTGCCGCCGACGATCCCTTCGAGGCGCTGCAATGA
- the crcB gene encoding fluoride efflux transporter CrcB, with the protein MILTVLQVALGGALGASGRYLTGVAMTSLMGRSFPWGTLTVNILGSFLMGVLVVVMANFSATRLAPFLTIGFLGGFTTFSSFSLDVATLYERGDLALAFGYVAVSVLVSVAALFAGLALTRSVFA; encoded by the coding sequence ATGATCCTCACCGTTCTCCAGGTCGCCCTAGGCGGCGCACTCGGGGCCTCCGGGCGCTATCTCACCGGCGTGGCGATGACCTCGCTGATGGGCCGGTCCTTCCCGTGGGGCACGCTGACGGTGAACATTCTCGGATCGTTTCTCATGGGCGTGCTCGTCGTGGTTATGGCCAACTTCTCGGCCACCCGCCTCGCGCCTTTCCTCACCATCGGGTTCCTCGGCGGCTTCACCACCTTCTCGAGCTTCTCGCTCGACGTCGCGACGCTTTACGAGCGCGGCGACCTTGCGCTCGCCTTCGGCTACGTCGCCGTGTCGGTGCTGGTGTCGGTGGCGGCGCTGTTTGCCGGGCTGGCCCTCACACGGAGCGTCTTCGCATGA
- a CDS encoding accessory factor UbiK family protein, with amino-acid sequence MQTRNKVFDDISQLMTNAMGVAQGARDEAETAMKSMIDRWLADRDFVTREEFDAVRAMAQKAREENEALKARLDALEKGAE; translated from the coding sequence ATGCAGACGCGCAACAAGGTATTCGACGACATCTCGCAGTTGATGACCAACGCGATGGGCGTGGCCCAGGGCGCACGGGACGAGGCCGAGACCGCGATGAAGTCGATGATCGACCGCTGGCTTGCGGATCGCGACTTCGTGACCCGCGAAGAGTTCGACGCCGTCCGCGCCATGGCCCAGAAGGCCCGCGAGGAGAACGAGGCGCTCAAGGCGCGGCTCGACGCGCTCGAGAAAGGGGCCGAGTAA
- the lgt gene encoding prolipoprotein diacylglyceryl transferase has protein sequence MIAAIPFPPLSPELFSISIGSFEFALRWYALAYIVGILLGWQLATAAVRRARLWLDEQPPMTPEQVEQLMTWVILGIILGGRLGFVLFYQPVYYLANPAEIPMIWHGGMSFHGGLLGVIVAVLAFCVKNRIPLMPAGDMIALAVPPGLLLGRLANFVNAELWGRPTDLPWGVIFPGEAAQACGQAAGELCARHPSQLYEAGLEGLLLGGLLIWLAFARGALKRPGMVAGTFFAGYGLARFLVEFVRQPDAQFVSPGNPLGLAWHVGGYGLTMGQMLSLPMILIGVGLLVYARRRA, from the coding sequence ATGATAGCCGCGATCCCCTTTCCTCCGCTCTCGCCCGAGCTGTTCTCGATTTCCATCGGCAGTTTCGAGTTCGCCCTGCGCTGGTATGCGCTGGCCTATATCGTCGGCATCCTGCTGGGCTGGCAGCTTGCCACGGCGGCGGTGCGCCGCGCCCGGCTCTGGCTGGACGAGCAACCGCCGATGACCCCCGAGCAGGTCGAGCAGCTGATGACCTGGGTGATCCTCGGCATCATCCTTGGCGGACGGCTGGGCTTCGTGCTGTTCTACCAGCCGGTCTACTACCTCGCGAACCCGGCCGAGATCCCGATGATCTGGCACGGAGGCATGTCGTTCCACGGCGGTCTGCTGGGGGTGATCGTCGCCGTGCTGGCGTTTTGCGTGAAGAACCGCATTCCGCTGATGCCCGCGGGCGACATGATCGCCCTCGCGGTGCCGCCGGGCCTGCTGCTCGGGCGGCTCGCGAATTTCGTCAACGCCGAGCTCTGGGGGCGGCCCACCGATCTGCCGTGGGGCGTGATCTTCCCCGGCGAGGCCGCGCAGGCCTGCGGGCAGGCCGCGGGCGAGCTCTGCGCCCGGCACCCCTCGCAGCTCTACGAGGCCGGGCTCGAGGGCCTTCTTTTGGGCGGCCTGCTGATCTGGCTTGCCTTCGCTCGTGGCGCGCTGAAACGGCCCGGCATGGTGGCGGGCACCTTCTTCGCGGGATATGGTCTCGCGCGCTTTCTCGTCGAGTTCGTGCGTCAGCCAGACGCGCAGTTCGTCTCGCCCGGAAACCCTCTTGGGCTGGCATGGCACGTCGGGGGCTACGGCCTGACGATGGGGCAGATGCTGTCGCTGCCGATGATCCTCATCGGGGTGGGGCTGCTGGTCTACGCGAGGCGCCGGGCGTGA